One region of Marivirga arenosa genomic DNA includes:
- a CDS encoding cold-shock protein, translating to MARSQNSFMKKQKEKKKLKKKEEKQEKKELRKEQSKGGSLDAMIAYVDEYGNILDSPPEEPKKEDKKSENKE from the coding sequence ATGGCAAGATCACAAAATAGCTTTATGAAAAAGCAAAAAGAAAAAAAGAAATTAAAGAAAAAAGAAGAGAAGCAAGAAAAGAAAGAGCTTCGTAAAGAGCAGTCAAAAGGAGGTAGCTTAGATGCAATGATCGCCTATGTTGACGAATACGGTAATATATTAGATAGCCCCCCTGAAGAACCTAAAAAAGAGGATAAAAAATCTGAAAATAAGGAATAA
- a CDS encoding PhzF family phenazine biosynthesis protein, producing MKTESPFAIINVFSNDKISAKGNPSSVILLNDNLSDHDLQAIATELQQPATTFLWKTSKENEFRIRWFAPDAEIGLCGHGAMAATVFLSNEFSEIAQNGLKLIKNNTVIESGIEGENQHYTKMQNINRDSQSEPPAGLEAALGKKIVEHYATENKNIVVLEGEEELANMKPDFEALKEIDVFGYAVTATSSKNDDFVCRTLVPHVLQLEDHATGSTQAVLVDYWANRLNKSHLESRQLSPRGGYFNAHHQKDGFKLVANSYYRVKGTFHHH from the coding sequence ATGAAAACAGAATCTCCATTCGCAATAATTAATGTTTTTTCAAATGATAAAATTTCAGCTAAAGGAAATCCATCCTCTGTAATTTTATTAAATGATAACTTATCCGATCATGATTTACAGGCTATTGCTACTGAATTACAACAACCAGCGACTACCTTTTTATGGAAAACCAGCAAAGAAAATGAATTTCGAATAAGATGGTTTGCTCCAGATGCTGAAATAGGATTATGTGGTCATGGTGCAATGGCGGCAACCGTTTTTCTTTCAAATGAATTTTCTGAAATCGCCCAAAATGGTTTAAAACTTATCAAAAACAACACTGTCATTGAATCAGGTATTGAAGGGGAAAATCAGCATTACACAAAAATGCAAAATATAAATAGAGATTCTCAATCTGAACCACCGGCTGGCCTTGAAGCAGCCCTGGGTAAAAAGATTGTGGAACATTATGCTACTGAAAATAAAAATATTGTAGTTTTAGAAGGTGAGGAAGAGCTTGCTAATATGAAGCCAGATTTTGAGGCATTAAAGGAAATAGATGTATTTGGTTATGCCGTAACGGCTACATCATCTAAAAATGATGATTTTGTTTGTAGAACATTAGTGCCACATGTATTACAATTAGAAGATCATGCTACAGGTTCTACACAAGCCGTTTTAGTTGACTATTGGGCTAATAGATTAAATAAATCACATTTGGAATCGCGACAATTAAGTCCGAGAGGTGGCTATTTTAATGCTCACCATCAAAAAGATGGTTTTAAATTAGTTGCTAATTCCTATTATAGAGTAAAGGGAACTTTTCACCATCATTAA
- a CDS encoding DUF1987 domain-containing protein, with protein sequence MSVLEIPAKEAAPYVRFDEENGTLQIKGKSYDEDVVMLYSMLRNKLKAFGGKSPDKLDVNIYLKYFNTSSSKCLFDLLSDLKDLEDNGTKLSIVWNFVEGDDEMGEDIEDFRDSLDMEFEVVPLEDDMA encoded by the coding sequence ATGAGTGTATTAGAAATTCCAGCTAAAGAGGCAGCTCCATACGTACGATTTGATGAAGAAAATGGTACTTTGCAAATAAAAGGCAAATCTTATGATGAAGATGTTGTAATGCTTTACAGCATGCTTAGAAATAAGTTGAAAGCATTTGGAGGTAAAAGTCCTGATAAATTAGATGTTAATATTTACTTGAAATATTTTAATACTTCTTCATCTAAATGTTTATTTGATTTATTATCTGATCTTAAAGATTTAGAAGATAATGGAACTAAACTATCTATAGTTTGGAACTTTGTTGAAGGAGATGATGAAATGGGAGAGGATATTGAAGATTTTAGAGATTCACTAGATATGGAATTTGAAGTAGTGCCCTTAGAAGATGATATGGCTTAA
- a CDS encoding S41 family peptidase, whose translation MKRIAIWSMLILFISSSCKKDDPEPIEYENGTNEYVNNWIYDNLNLYYYWTDDLPNKNIEGQNPEDFFYSLLSNQDRFSWIQSNFKELLNSLQGISKEGGYEYILYNDPDRVNGVVGQIAYIKENSPAESVNLRRGDLFTHINGSILTVDNYSSLLGELKETHSLTIKRFDFDSEEFLTEGDVSITPIQFAENPNFMDTVYSRNGKKIAYYVYNFFAVGTDDDSAAYASEMDVIFEKFKSESVDHLVIDLRYNSGGAERATINLASLIGSNVSDQDIFVKRKYNEGLEQAFIDEYGEESLYRTFVNKAANIGAQLQSPQLTVITSSRTASASELLINGLNPFMDIFIIGDTTVGKNVGSTSFYEENNNENNWGMQPIITKSFNSLNQSDYDLGFYPDIALKDNSLIKLQLGDVNERLLKEALVYLAGSDELSRQKQLKEIPSKDIMSSIERKKLYGIYDIELEN comes from the coding sequence ATGAAAAGAATTGCTATTTGGTCAATGTTAATTCTATTTATAAGTTCTTCATGTAAAAAGGATGATCCTGAGCCGATAGAATACGAAAATGGAACCAATGAATATGTTAACAATTGGATTTACGATAATCTGAACCTTTATTATTATTGGACGGATGATCTTCCGAATAAAAATATTGAAGGGCAAAATCCTGAAGATTTTTTCTATAGTTTGCTTTCAAACCAAGATCGATTCTCTTGGATTCAGTCAAATTTTAAAGAATTGCTAAATTCTCTTCAAGGGATATCGAAGGAAGGTGGATATGAGTATATTCTTTATAACGATCCAGATAGGGTAAATGGAGTAGTCGGACAGATAGCCTATATCAAAGAAAACTCTCCTGCGGAATCAGTAAATCTGAGAAGAGGAGACTTATTTACACATATTAATGGTAGCATATTAACAGTAGATAATTATTCATCATTATTAGGTGAACTAAAAGAAACCCATAGCCTTACCATTAAAAGGTTTGATTTTGACTCAGAAGAATTTTTAACTGAAGGCGATGTAAGCATTACTCCTATTCAATTTGCTGAAAATCCAAACTTCATGGACACGGTGTATTCTCGCAATGGAAAAAAAATAGCTTATTATGTTTATAATTTCTTTGCAGTAGGAACAGACGATGATAGTGCGGCTTATGCTTCTGAAATGGATGTTATCTTTGAAAAATTTAAATCTGAATCTGTAGATCATTTAGTGATAGATCTAAGATATAATAGTGGTGGAGCTGAAAGAGCAACAATTAATTTAGCCAGTTTAATCGGATCTAACGTTTCGGATCAAGATATTTTTGTGAAAAGAAAATATAACGAGGGCCTAGAGCAAGCATTTATAGATGAATATGGTGAAGAATCACTCTATAGAACCTTTGTTAACAAAGCTGCCAATATTGGGGCTCAATTACAAAGTCCTCAACTAACTGTGATAACCTCATCCAGAACTGCCTCGGCCTCTGAATTATTAATTAATGGATTAAATCCGTTTATGGATATTTTCATTATAGGTGATACTACAGTAGGAAAAAATGTGGGATCTACTTCCTTTTACGAAGAAAATAACAATGAAAACAATTGGGGAATGCAACCTATTATTACGAAATCCTTTAACAGTTTAAATCAATCAGATTATGATTTAGGGTTTTATCCTGATATTGCATTGAAAGATAACTCATTGATTAAACTTCAATTAGGAGATGTAAATGAAAGGCTTTTGAAAGAAGCTTTAGTTTATTTAGCAGGAAGCGATGAACTGAGTAGACAAAAACAGTTAAAAGAAATACCATCTAAAGATATTATGAGTAGTATAGAGCGAAAGAAATTATATGGTATTTATGATATTGAGTTAGAAAATTGA